ACTCCAGAATATCCGCTAGCCTCGTTACTTTTTCTAGTGTATCCCTTACAAATCCTAATTCTTTAGCTTTTTTCCCTAAATATATAATGTCGTAATTAGACACGTATATCGCCACCTTGATCCGTTATTTCAAATAACCCTTCTGGTACCATCAGTTCCCATTCACGATTATAGAAGCTATTGCCTTTTGCTTCACTCACTAGGTATCGTCTGCTTTTTCCTATTTTACTTTTGCAATATTTTATGAACTCCTTTGATAACTGCATCTCTTTCCGATAATGATCAAGGAGATAACCTACCCGTTGATATAGTCCCTGAATATTATATATATCAAGATATCGCTTCAGTTTATTCTCATCTAAGTATTGGATTCCCTCCAAGCAGTTTAACAATTCTTCAAACCCACCTATTTTATTGAAATCCTTTATGCTGTCAACAACTGTTCGTTCCATATCTGTTATTCTAATTCCGGTGGTGTTCTTTGCTTCAAAAATACCCTCATCCATCCTAGATGCTACATATTTATAAGTTACATGCTCATATTCAAAGTGATTGAATTTTGTTTCAGATGAAACATATACTTCATAGAATATTTGATTCGCCAGCCCATAATATTCAAAAGCACTGTGATGTGAGATATAAGCAGTGTCGGTTATGGCGCAAGCAATTTGATAACGAGTTGCTACAATCTGTCCTGTTGTTGGATTTACAACAGAATAGATATTTTTTCTAACCTTTCTAACCCAGTCTCTTTTGATCAAACGATTTAGCTGAGTATACGCTGTCTTCTTATTACCTGTAAACTTCATCAGATCATCAATTGTAAAAACCGGATACTTCGCCAGTTTAGTCAGCACATCCACTAATCTCACCTCTCTTTTAATTTTGACACGATCTTCTTCATATTCGAAAAATAAAGTTCTGTTATTAAAAATATTAATACCCATTTTGTATGAGACTATTCATCTTATTTTAATTATATCACATTATACTTCAAAATCAAAGAAAATCATTCCATTTTTAAACAATATAGTATCAAAAAATCATATATTCGTAGTCATTTCCTTTTCACTCCATTTGTTAAAAATAAAAGCAGTCTGCTAAGTAGCTTGATCGCTTCTATCAGAAAAGCCAAGGAATTTCGTTTTAGAGACCTTGCTGTTTTTAAGTGAGTAAAGTTCATAGAATCAAACTGCGATGTTATAATAAAAGCTTTTTAATAAAGAAAGGGCTATCATGTTTGATCATAAACAACTTTTAACTGTCATTCTACAGCCGAAGGATTTTTTATACGTAAGAGAAGTCAACCCATTATATCTGCACAAAACCAACCAAGGGAAGAAAGATCATTAATCGAGAATTTGGATTTTTGTTTAGAAATTTATTTATATGATGTTCTAAGCCATTCCCTACAGCAAAAAAAGAAATTTTTAAAATCGTTAAATAATATATCACCTAAATCTAAGGGATTAATAACAATTTGTAATTTATATTAGGACTTATCTTGGTTTTGATTGTCTATCTTTAACAAGTTAGATATGTTTTAGGATGTTGTATCCTAACCTGGCTTTGCCTGTTCCGTATCCTCCGTATAAGATTAAATCACTCCCTCCCAGTAGGTTTTGTTCGCTTGATAAATAAGGAAAAAAACTTTTGTGGCTGATAATAAAATTGCTGATCTTTTGTCTTGCTCAAAGAAATTG
This Petrotoga sp. 9PW.55.5.1 DNA region includes the following protein-coding sequences:
- a CDS encoding type IV toxin-antitoxin system AbiEi family antitoxin, encoding MDVLTKLAKYPVFTIDDLMKFTGNKKTAYTQLNRLIKRDWVRKVRKNIYSVVNPTTGQIVATRYQIACAITDTAYISHHSAFEYYGLANQIFYEVYVSSETKFNHFEYEHVTYKYVASRMDEGIFEAKNTTGIRITDMERTVVDSIKDFNKIGGFEELLNCLEGIQYLDENKLKRYLDIYNIQGLYQRVGYLLDHYRKEMQLSKEFIKYCKSKIGKSRRYLVSEAKGNSFYNREWELMVPEGLFEITDQGGDIRV